In Streptomyces sclerotialus, one genomic interval encodes:
- a CDS encoding potassium/proton antiporter: protein MTVDRLNELLLICSFVLLIAVAAVRISSRSGLPSLLVYLGIGVAIGSDGIGVRFDNAELTQILGYAALVVILAEGGLGTKWKEIRPALPQAALLSTMGVAVSVGVTAAGAHYLVGLEWRQALLIGAVVSSTDAAAVFSVLRSVPLPARLTGVLEAESGFNDAPVVILVVAFSTAGPVEHWYVLIGEIALELAIGAAIGLAIGWLGAYGMRHVALPASGLYPIAVMAIAVSAYAAGALAHGSGFLAVYLASMVLGNSKLPHSAATRGFAEGLGWLGQIGMFVLLGLLVTPHNLGDDILPAIVIGLILTLIARPLSVVLTLRPFRMPWREQTLLSWAGLRGAVPIVLATIPMVGEVPGSERVFNIVFVLVVVYTLVQGPTLPWLARRLRIGDKEEAADLGIESAPLERLRGHLLSTAIGPKSRMHGVEIAELRLPAGAAVTLIVRDGTSFVPSPTTVLRRGDELLVVATDPVRDAAERRLQAVSQGGKLAGWLGTSGASAPRR, encoded by the coding sequence CTGACTGTCGACCGCCTCAACGAACTCCTGCTGATCTGCTCTTTCGTACTGCTCATCGCCGTGGCGGCCGTACGGATCTCCTCGCGCAGCGGGCTCCCCAGCCTGCTCGTCTACCTGGGGATCGGCGTCGCCATAGGGTCCGACGGCATCGGGGTCCGCTTCGACAACGCCGAACTGACCCAGATCCTCGGCTATGCCGCACTTGTGGTGATCCTGGCCGAAGGCGGTCTCGGCACGAAGTGGAAGGAGATCAGACCGGCCCTGCCCCAGGCCGCGTTGCTCTCCACCATGGGTGTCGCGGTGAGCGTGGGGGTCACCGCGGCCGGCGCGCACTATCTGGTCGGGCTGGAGTGGCGGCAGGCGCTCCTCATCGGCGCGGTGGTCTCCTCCACCGACGCCGCGGCGGTCTTCTCGGTGCTGCGCAGCGTCCCGCTGCCGGCCCGCCTCACGGGCGTCCTGGAGGCCGAATCGGGCTTCAACGACGCCCCCGTGGTCATCCTCGTCGTCGCGTTCTCGACCGCGGGCCCGGTCGAGCACTGGTACGTCCTCATCGGCGAGATCGCCCTGGAGCTGGCCATCGGCGCCGCGATCGGCCTGGCGATCGGCTGGCTCGGCGCGTACGGCATGCGGCACGTGGCCCTCCCGGCCTCCGGCCTGTACCCGATCGCCGTCATGGCCATCGCCGTCTCCGCGTACGCGGCGGGCGCCCTCGCGCACGGCTCCGGCTTCCTCGCGGTCTACCTCGCGTCGATGGTCCTCGGGAACTCCAAGCTGCCGCACTCCGCGGCCACTCGCGGCTTCGCCGAAGGGCTGGGCTGGCTCGGTCAGATCGGCATGTTCGTCCTGCTCGGTCTGCTCGTCACGCCGCACAACCTGGGCGACGACATCCTGCCCGCGATCGTCATCGGCCTGATACTGACGCTGATCGCCCGCCCGTTGTCCGTCGTGCTCACCCTGCGGCCCTTCCGTATGCCGTGGCGCGAGCAGACGCTGCTCTCATGGGCGGGGCTGCGCGGCGCCGTGCCCATCGTGCTGGCGACGATCCCGATGGTCGGCGAGGTCCCGGGGAGCGAACGCGTCTTCAACATCGTGTTCGTACTCGTGGTCGTCTACACCCTCGTCCAGGGGCCGACCCTGCCCTGGCTGGCCCGGCGGCTGCGGATCGGCGACAAGGAGGAGGCCGCCGACCTCGGTATCGAGTCGGCGCCCCTGGAACGGCTGCGCGGCCACCTGCTGTCGACCGCGATCGGCCCCAAGTCGCGCATGCACGGCGTGGAGATCGCCGAGCTGCGGCTGCCGGCCGGCGCGGCGGTCACCCTGATCGTCCGGGACGGCACGAGCTTCGTACCGTCCCCGACGACTGTCCTGCGGCGTGGCGACGAGCTCCTGGTCGTCGCCACCGACCCGGTGCGGGACGCCGCCGAGCGGCGCCTCCAGGCGGTCTCCCAGGGCGGCAAGCTGGCGGGCTGGCTGGGCACGAGCGGGGCGTCGGCGCCCCGGAGGTGA
- a CDS encoding MFS transporter translates to MLRTPGAWTFVLPGFLARQPFAMLTIGIVLLVQHTTGSFGAAGAVSAATGISMALFAPQSGKLADRFGQRAVLLPGVAVHAASVAALITLALLDAPLWALVAVAVPTGASTPQVGPMVRARWAARLSDSPLMSTAAAFESVTDEFTFVVGPVLATALCTGVHPAAGLVAEAVLTLAGGLLFASQHRSQPAAHRTRPAGGARTSALSVPGVRVLIAVFLGIGSVFGGMQVSLTAFTESIGQPGINGVLYGIFAAGNMTAGIVCGAIAWKTGPRRRLLVAYGLLALATTPLWALTAVPLLGLTGLLVGLCIAPALITGYTLVESLVPASARTEAFTWLTGAVALGQAAATTTAGQLADRFGPSAGFFVPLTGTALAFLVLAGLRGRLIPPGTGRVAARGVGHRAPVTVD, encoded by the coding sequence CTGCTGCGCACCCCGGGGGCGTGGACGTTCGTGCTGCCCGGCTTCCTGGCCCGGCAGCCCTTCGCGATGCTCACCATCGGCATCGTCCTGCTCGTCCAGCACACCACCGGCTCCTTCGGTGCCGCGGGCGCGGTCTCCGCGGCGACCGGCATCTCGATGGCCCTGTTCGCTCCGCAGAGCGGCAAGCTCGCCGACCGCTTCGGGCAGCGCGCCGTGCTGCTCCCCGGGGTGGCCGTGCACGCCGCCTCCGTGGCAGCCCTGATCACCCTGGCCCTGCTGGACGCGCCCCTGTGGGCGCTGGTGGCCGTCGCCGTGCCCACGGGCGCCTCGACGCCCCAGGTAGGGCCGATGGTGCGCGCACGGTGGGCGGCGCGGCTGAGCGACAGCCCCCTGATGTCCACCGCGGCGGCCTTCGAGTCCGTGACCGACGAGTTCACCTTCGTGGTGGGCCCGGTACTCGCCACCGCCCTGTGCACCGGCGTCCACCCGGCGGCCGGCCTGGTCGCCGAGGCCGTGCTGACACTGGCGGGCGGCCTGCTCTTCGCGTCCCAGCACCGCAGCCAGCCGGCCGCGCACCGCACGCGGCCGGCCGGCGGAGCGCGTACCTCGGCCCTCTCGGTACCCGGCGTGCGCGTGCTGATCGCGGTGTTCCTCGGCATCGGTTCGGTCTTCGGCGGCATGCAGGTCTCGCTGACGGCGTTCACGGAGTCCATCGGGCAGCCGGGCATCAACGGCGTCCTGTACGGCATCTTCGCCGCGGGCAACATGACCGCGGGCATCGTGTGCGGCGCGATCGCGTGGAAGACCGGCCCGCGCCGCCGGCTGCTGGTCGCCTACGGGCTGCTGGCGCTGGCGACCACCCCGCTGTGGGCGCTCACCGCGGTACCGCTGCTGGGCCTGACCGGCCTGCTGGTGGGCCTGTGCATCGCCCCGGCCCTGATCACCGGCTACACCCTGGTGGAGTCCCTGGTGCCTGCCTCGGCCCGCACGGAGGCGTTCACGTGGCTGACCGGCGCGGTGGCGCTGGGCCAGGCCGCGGCCACCACCACCGCGGGGCAGCTCGCCGACCGCTTCGGGCCCAGCGCCGGGTTCTTCGTGCCGCTGACCGGTACGGCGCTGGCCTTCCTGGTGCTCGCGGGCCTGCGCGGACGCCTGATTCCGCCCGGTACGGGGCGGGTCGCGGCGCGTGGAGTCGGTCACCGTGCGCCGGTCACAGTGGACTGA
- a CDS encoding FmdB family zinc ribbon protein, whose product MPTYQYQCTECGEGLEAVQKFTDDALTECPSCRGRLKKVFSAVGIVFKGSGFYRNDSRGSSSSSSPASASSSSSSSSSSSSSSDSKSSSSSTTTTSGSSASTTSSSSSAA is encoded by the coding sequence GTGCCGACCTACCAGTACCAGTGCACCGAGTGCGGCGAAGGCCTCGAGGCCGTGCAGAAGTTCACCGACGACGCGCTCACCGAGTGCCCGAGCTGCCGTGGACGCCTGAAGAAGGTCTTCTCGGCGGTCGGCATCGTCTTCAAGGGCTCCGGCTTCTACCGGAACGACAGCCGCGGCTCCTCGTCGAGCAGCAGCCCGGCGTCGGCCTCCTCGTCGAGCTCGTCGTCCTCCTCGTCGTCGAGCAGCTCCGACAGCAAGTCGTCGAGCTCCTCCACCACGACCACGTCCGGCAGCTCCGCCTCGACCACGTCGAGCAGCAGCTCCGCCGCCTGA
- a CDS encoding S-methyl-5'-thioadenosine phosphorylase, whose translation MADAEIGVIGGSGFYSFLDEVTEVTVDTPYGPPSDSLFLGEVAGRQIAFLPRHGRGHHLPPHRINYRANLWALRAAGVRQVLGPCAVGGLRPEYGPGTLLVPDQIVDRTKTRTQTYFDGVPLPDGTVPDVVHTAFADPYCPAGRRAAVGAARGRGWEPVDGGTLVVIEGPRFSTRTESRWHAAQGWSVVGMTGHPEAVLARELGLCYTSLALVTDLDAGSETGAGVSHDEVLRVFAENIGRLREVLFDAVAALPATTARDCACARPHGDRELGIELP comes from the coding sequence ATGGCGGACGCGGAGATCGGCGTTATCGGCGGCTCGGGCTTCTACTCCTTCCTCGACGAGGTGACCGAGGTCACGGTCGACACCCCGTACGGGCCGCCCAGCGACTCGCTCTTCCTCGGCGAGGTCGCCGGCCGGCAGATCGCGTTCCTGCCCCGCCACGGCCGCGGCCACCACCTCCCGCCGCACCGCATCAACTACCGCGCCAACCTGTGGGCGCTGCGCGCGGCCGGCGTCCGCCAGGTCCTCGGCCCCTGCGCGGTCGGCGGCCTGCGCCCCGAGTACGGGCCGGGCACCCTCCTCGTACCGGACCAGATCGTGGACCGTACGAAGACCCGCACGCAGACGTACTTCGACGGGGTGCCGCTCCCGGACGGCACCGTCCCGGACGTGGTGCACACCGCCTTCGCCGACCCGTACTGCCCGGCCGGCCGCCGGGCCGCGGTCGGCGCCGCCCGTGGACGCGGCTGGGAGCCGGTCGACGGCGGGACGCTCGTGGTCATCGAGGGCCCGCGCTTCTCCACGCGCACCGAGTCCCGGTGGCACGCCGCACAGGGCTGGTCGGTGGTCGGCATGACGGGCCACCCCGAAGCCGTGCTGGCCCGCGAACTGGGGCTGTGCTACACCTCGCTGGCCCTGGTCACGGATCTGGACGCGGGCTCCGAGACGGGCGCCGGCGTCTCGCACGACGAGGTACTGCGGGTCTTCGCCGAGAACATCGGACGGCTGCGCGAGGTCCTCTTCGACGCGGTGGCCGCGCTCCCGGCGACCACCGCACGCGACTGCGCGTGCGCGCGGCCGCACGGGGACCGGGAGCTGGGGATCGAACTGCCGTAG
- the mscL gene encoding large conductance mechanosensitive channel protein MscL, with protein sequence MSDEKNGVLQGFKEFLMRGNVIELAVAVVVGAAFTNIVNAVVKGVINPIVGALGSQNLDHYKTCLSSTCHPDKAGEFTDGIYILWGSVLSAALTFLITAAVVYFLMILPINKWKARQEAKKPVDETPADPTEVELLMQIRDALVSRRDGSAPAAGTGTIPGPVSTEKSQS encoded by the coding sequence GTGAGCGACGAGAAGAACGGCGTCCTGCAGGGATTCAAGGAATTCCTGATGCGCGGCAACGTCATCGAGCTGGCGGTTGCCGTCGTGGTCGGAGCCGCGTTCACCAACATCGTGAACGCTGTGGTGAAGGGCGTCATCAACCCGATCGTCGGTGCGCTCGGGTCGCAGAACCTGGACCACTACAAGACCTGCCTCAGCTCCACCTGCCACCCGGACAAGGCCGGCGAGTTCACCGACGGGATCTACATCCTGTGGGGCTCGGTGCTCAGCGCCGCGCTGACGTTCCTGATCACCGCCGCGGTCGTCTACTTCCTCATGATCCTTCCGATCAACAAGTGGAAGGCACGCCAGGAGGCCAAGAAGCCGGTGGACGAGACCCCGGCGGACCCGACCGAAGTCGAGCTGCTGATGCAGATCCGCGACGCCCTGGTCAGCCGGCGGGACGGTTCGGCGCCCGCCGCGGGCACCGGCACGATCCCCGGCCCCGTCTCCACGGAGAAGTCCCAGAGCTGA
- a CDS encoding AMP-binding protein, with amino-acid sequence MLRCLPSEPADPNLAPQATNLTPRVRKHASRVRKLALSWTGEPGRVEELTHGQLLDQSERAAAALARFGVRAGDRVAVHLPLVPESVIATLACGRIDAVRSSLPVSLRAPEIAGRLRSSGANVVITADAGFWDGAVRPVKATLDRALAGGGTDVRTVLVVSRCPRPVAWRPGRDHWWHESLAAGRSGRTLEG; translated from the coding sequence ATGTTGCGCTGCCTGCCTTCCGAGCCCGCCGACCCGAACCTCGCCCCGCAGGCGACGAACCTCACCCCGCGGGTGAGGAAGCATGCCTCGCGGGTGCGGAAGCTCGCGCTGAGCTGGACCGGTGAGCCGGGGCGGGTGGAGGAGCTGACCCACGGCCAGCTCCTCGACCAGTCGGAGCGGGCCGCCGCCGCCCTGGCGCGCTTCGGTGTCCGCGCCGGGGACCGGGTGGCCGTCCATCTGCCGCTGGTGCCCGAGTCGGTGATCGCCACGCTCGCGTGCGGCCGTATCGACGCCGTACGCAGCTCTCTCCCCGTATCGCTGAGGGCCCCCGAGATCGCCGGCCGGCTCAGGTCCTCGGGGGCGAACGTCGTGATCACCGCCGACGCCGGTTTCTGGGACGGCGCGGTGCGTCCGGTCAAGGCCACGCTCGACCGGGCCCTGGCGGGCGGCGGCACGGACGTACGGACGGTGCTGGTCGTGAGCCGCTGTCCCCGCCCGGTCGCCTGGCGGCCGGGCCGTGACCACTGGTGGCACGAGTCCCTCGCCGCCGGCCGATCCGGCCGTACCCTGGAGGGGTGA
- a CDS encoding NAD(P)/FAD-dependent oxidoreductase: MSTSPHDSYESSSSSVDRSQVHHGIVIVGGGTAGITVAARLRRAGAPDVAVLEPSGTHWYQPLWTLVGGGQAPLRASLRTEAEVMPSGVHWLREAAASVDPSSRTVGTASGRTVSYDRLVLAPGLRLDPDGVPGLAQALGHDGVSSNYLPELAPMTWDLIRRMKSGTALFTMPTGPVKCGGAPQKIAYLAADHWRKRGVLDRIRVVLVLPETAMFKVPEFGRVLEDVARRYGIEVRLRSEMVSVDGAAREAVIVNHATGDKETISYDLLHAVPPQAAPEWIADGPLADPASPFGYVKTDPATLRHPDHPEVFALGDVANLPTSKTGAAVRKQAPVLVANLRDSLRGRPLRARYDGYTSCPLVTARHKMLLAEFDYELKPAPSVPFLDTTKERTDMWFLKRYGLPQFYWHGMLKGLV; encoded by the coding sequence ATGTCCACCTCACCGCACGACTCGTACGAGAGCTCGTCCTCGTCCGTGGACCGCTCACAGGTCCACCACGGCATCGTCATCGTCGGTGGCGGAACCGCCGGCATCACCGTGGCCGCGCGGCTGCGGCGGGCCGGGGCGCCGGACGTGGCCGTCCTGGAGCCCTCCGGCACGCACTGGTATCAGCCGCTGTGGACGCTGGTCGGGGGCGGCCAGGCGCCGCTGCGGGCGTCGTTACGTACCGAGGCCGAGGTCATGCCGTCCGGCGTGCACTGGCTGCGGGAGGCCGCCGCGTCCGTCGACCCCTCCTCCCGTACGGTCGGTACGGCGTCCGGGCGGACCGTCTCGTACGACCGGCTGGTGCTCGCGCCGGGGCTGCGGCTGGACCCCGACGGCGTGCCCGGACTCGCGCAGGCCCTCGGCCACGACGGCGTGAGCAGCAACTACCTCCCCGAACTGGCCCCGATGACCTGGGACCTGATCCGCCGTATGAAGAGCGGCACGGCGCTGTTCACGATGCCGACCGGGCCGGTGAAATGCGGCGGCGCGCCGCAGAAGATCGCGTATCTGGCCGCCGACCACTGGCGGAAGCGCGGTGTCCTGGACCGTATCCGGGTCGTGCTGGTGCTGCCGGAGACGGCGATGTTCAAGGTGCCGGAGTTCGGGCGGGTGCTGGAGGACGTGGCCCGGCGGTACGGCATCGAGGTGCGGCTGCGGTCGGAGATGGTGTCCGTGGACGGCGCGGCGCGCGAGGCCGTGATCGTGAACCACGCGACCGGCGACAAGGAGACGATCTCCTACGACCTGCTGCACGCCGTGCCGCCGCAGGCGGCCCCCGAGTGGATAGCCGACGGGCCGCTGGCCGACCCGGCCTCGCCCTTCGGCTACGTGAAGACCGACCCGGCGACGCTGCGGCATCCGGACCACCCCGAGGTGTTCGCGCTCGGGGACGTGGCGAACCTCCCGACGTCCAAGACCGGCGCGGCGGTACGCAAGCAGGCCCCGGTGCTGGTCGCCAACCTCCGGGACTCGCTGCGCGGCCGGCCGCTCCGGGCCCGGTACGACGGGTACACCTCCTGTCCGCTGGTCACCGCGCGCCACAAGATGCTGCTGGCGGAGTTCGACTACGAGCTGAAGCCCGCTCCCTCGGTGCCGTTCCTGGACACGACGAAGGAGCGGACGGACATGTGGTTCCTCAAGCGGTACGGGCTCCCGCAGTTCTACTGGCACGGGATGCTCAAGGGCCTGGTCTGA
- a CDS encoding MerR family transcriptional regulator has protein sequence MENGLLTIGAFARASRLSPKALRLYDELGLLRPARVDPRSGYRFYARDQIERARLVAWLRRLGMPLARIRTVCDLAPAEAAAEIAAYWTGVEADTAARRDLAAFLVDQLRGKDPAMPHETITGIRYAALSDTGLVREGNQDTAYADSRLLAVADGFGADGAAAGTAAIEALRTLESASAPLPGDILNTLSEAVGRANRAVAERSPGEDSGTTLTAMLWTGSRLALVHVGDSRAYLLRAGGFFRITHDHTLVQSLVDEGRITPEEASTHPQRTLLLRALNGRDGEAAAADLKLHDARPGDRYLLCSDGLYGVVKDADLRRVLTTSSTPEQAVRELIDLAHAAGAPDNVSCVVADTVPAAG, from the coding sequence GTGGAGAACGGTCTGCTGACGATCGGGGCGTTCGCACGGGCGTCCCGGCTGTCCCCGAAGGCGCTGCGGCTCTACGACGAGCTGGGCCTGCTGCGCCCGGCCCGCGTCGACCCGCGGAGCGGCTACCGCTTCTACGCCCGTGACCAGATCGAACGGGCCCGCCTGGTGGCGTGGCTGCGCCGTCTGGGCATGCCGCTGGCCCGCATCCGGACGGTGTGCGACCTGGCCCCCGCCGAGGCCGCCGCGGAGATCGCGGCGTACTGGACGGGCGTCGAGGCGGACACCGCCGCCCGCCGCGACCTGGCCGCCTTCCTCGTCGACCAGCTACGAGGAAAGGACCCGGCCATGCCACACGAGACGATCACCGGCATCCGCTACGCCGCCCTGTCGGACACCGGCCTGGTACGCGAGGGCAACCAGGACACGGCGTACGCGGACAGCCGGCTGCTCGCCGTCGCCGACGGCTTCGGCGCGGACGGAGCCGCGGCCGGCACCGCCGCGATCGAGGCCCTGCGCACCCTGGAGAGCGCCTCGGCCCCGCTCCCCGGCGACATCCTCAACACCCTCAGCGAGGCGGTCGGGCGCGCCAACCGCGCCGTCGCGGAGCGGAGCCCGGGCGAGGACAGCGGCACCACCCTCACCGCGATGCTGTGGACCGGCTCCCGGCTGGCGCTCGTGCACGTCGGCGACTCCCGTGCCTACCTGCTCCGCGCCGGCGGCTTCTTCCGCATCACGCACGACCACACCCTCGTCCAGTCCCTCGTCGACGAGGGACGCATCACCCCCGAGGAGGCGTCCACGCACCCGCAGCGGACCCTGCTGCTGCGGGCGCTGAACGGTCGGGACGGCGAGGCCGCCGCAGCGGACCTGAAACTGCACGACGCCCGGCCCGGCGACCGCTACCTCCTCTGCTCCGACGGCCTGTACGGGGTGGTCAAGGACGCCGACCTGCGCCGCGTCCTGACCACCAGCAGCACCCCCGAACAGGCGGTGCGCGAACTGATCGACCTCGCCCACGCGGCCGGCGCCCCGGACAACGTCAGCTGCGTCGTCGCGGACACGGTCCCGGCCGCGGGGTGA
- a CDS encoding amidohydrolase, which yields MSDRAREKVLAPLDARMADLEALYEDLHRHPELSFQETRTAAEVARRLKADGFDVHTGIGRTGVVGVLRNGDGPTVLLRADMDALPVTEQSGLPYASTNEGVMHACGHDIHVTCLIGAAGLLAAGRDHWSGTLIALFQPAEEDGGGAQKMIDDGLYSKVPVPDVVYAQHVAPLGAGLIAYHDGACMAAADSLRITFHGTGGHGSRPETTVDPIVMAASFVQRVQSVVARETASREQAVVTVGSFHAGDAPNVIPDHATVQLSIRTFDEEVRARVLAAVDRIARAEAAASGAARAPETETIAGFPVTRNDSEALREVNAAFAGLFGEQALFPYDPASGSEDAGLLATAANAPLYYWWLGGWDPAAFRKAMEAGRISQDIPSNHSARFAPVQQPTLTMGTRALVAAALTRLGKDGQTGAGAGD from the coding sequence ATGAGCGATCGCGCGCGAGAGAAGGTACTGGCCCCGCTCGACGCCCGCATGGCGGACCTCGAAGCCCTCTACGAAGACCTCCACCGGCACCCCGAACTGTCCTTCCAGGAGACCCGCACCGCCGCCGAGGTCGCCCGGCGCCTGAAGGCCGACGGCTTCGACGTGCACACCGGCATCGGCCGCACCGGCGTGGTGGGCGTGCTGCGCAACGGCGACGGGCCGACGGTCCTGCTCCGGGCCGACATGGACGCACTCCCCGTCACCGAGCAGTCCGGGCTGCCGTACGCCTCCACCAACGAGGGCGTCATGCACGCCTGCGGCCACGACATCCACGTCACCTGCCTGATCGGCGCCGCCGGCCTGCTCGCCGCCGGACGCGATCACTGGTCCGGCACCCTCATCGCCCTCTTCCAGCCCGCCGAGGAGGACGGCGGCGGCGCGCAGAAGATGATCGACGACGGTCTCTACAGCAAGGTCCCGGTGCCGGACGTGGTCTACGCCCAGCACGTCGCGCCGCTCGGCGCCGGACTGATCGCGTACCACGACGGCGCCTGCATGGCCGCCGCCGACAGCCTGCGCATCACCTTCCACGGCACCGGCGGCCACGGTTCCCGTCCCGAGACCACCGTCGACCCGATCGTGATGGCCGCGTCCTTCGTGCAGCGCGTGCAGTCCGTCGTCGCCCGCGAGACCGCCTCCCGGGAGCAGGCCGTCGTGACCGTCGGCTCCTTCCACGCGGGCGACGCCCCGAACGTCATCCCTGACCACGCCACCGTCCAGCTCAGCATCCGCACCTTCGACGAAGAGGTACGCGCCCGGGTGCTGGCCGCCGTGGACCGCATCGCCCGCGCCGAGGCCGCCGCGTCGGGCGCGGCGCGCGCGCCCGAGACCGAGACGATCGCCGGCTTCCCGGTCACCCGTAACGACTCCGAGGCACTGCGGGAGGTCAACGCGGCCTTCGCCGGGCTCTTCGGCGAGCAGGCGCTGTTCCCCTACGACCCTGCCTCCGGCAGCGAGGACGCGGGCCTGCTCGCGACCGCGGCCAACGCCCCGCTGTACTACTGGTGGCTCGGCGGCTGGGACCCGGCCGCCTTCCGCAAGGCGATGGAGGCCGGCCGGATCTCCCAGGACATCCCCTCCAACCACTCCGCGCGGTTCGCGCCGGTCCAGCAGCCCACCCTGACGATGGGCACCCGCGCCCTGGTCGCCGCGGCCCTCACCCGGCTGGGGAAGGACGGGCAGACGGGGGCGGGGGCGGGGGACTGA
- a CDS encoding methyltransferase yields MTTSSAGRSTERTGNPTTATLPGRPANRPADNREPEDPVAFLMEHALGHLFSAALRTAVQYRIADHLAEGPRTAEQLAQATGTHAPHLRRVLRYLATRDIFREDATGAFQLTPGARPLRSDVPHSLRDAVLMMTDETFLRSSAALPETVRTAGPSFDRIFGAPLFELLAADPGTRELFDTGMASLSGPVDGLVAESYPFPEGSTVIDVGGGRGGLLRSVLELHPSLSGVLYDQEPAVARHLLDVPGLAGRWRAEAGDFFASVPEGGDVYVLKHVLHDWPDAACVDILRRVRDAAPAHARLLIVDSVLPPGNAPHYGKAMDVAMMAVLDGKERTAEEYATLLSAADFRLTRVLSTPAFPSIVESVPAERTAPPARRRDGGRHTAAVTGSRRRPGRAPAVRRSLLPVRPAAAGRPAG; encoded by the coding sequence TTGACCACATCATCAGCCGGCCGGTCCACGGAGCGGACCGGGAACCCGACCACGGCCACTCTCCCCGGCCGGCCGGCGAACCGGCCCGCCGACAACCGGGAGCCGGAGGACCCGGTCGCCTTTCTGATGGAGCACGCGCTGGGGCACCTGTTCTCCGCCGCCCTGCGCACCGCGGTGCAGTACCGCATCGCGGATCATCTCGCCGAGGGGCCGCGTACGGCCGAGCAGCTCGCCCAGGCCACCGGCACACACGCGCCCCACCTGCGGCGCGTGCTGCGCTACCTCGCCACCCGGGACATCTTCCGCGAGGACGCCACCGGCGCTTTCCAGCTGACGCCGGGCGCGCGGCCGCTCCGTTCCGACGTACCGCACTCGCTGCGGGACGCGGTGCTGATGATGACCGACGAGACGTTCCTCCGGTCCTCGGCGGCGCTCCCGGAGACCGTACGGACCGCGGGGCCCTCCTTCGACCGGATCTTCGGGGCACCGCTCTTCGAGCTCCTGGCCGCTGACCCCGGAACGCGTGAGCTGTTCGACACGGGGATGGCGTCGCTGTCCGGGCCGGTGGACGGCCTGGTCGCGGAGAGCTACCCGTTCCCCGAGGGCAGCACGGTGATCGACGTCGGCGGCGGACGGGGCGGCCTGCTGCGCTCCGTACTGGAGCTGCACCCCTCGCTCTCCGGGGTGCTCTACGACCAGGAGCCGGCGGTCGCCCGGCACCTGCTGGACGTACCCGGGCTGGCGGGCCGCTGGCGTGCCGAGGCGGGCGACTTCTTCGCATCCGTACCGGAGGGCGGTGACGTGTACGTGCTCAAGCACGTGCTGCACGACTGGCCGGACGCCGCCTGCGTGGACATCCTGCGGCGGGTGCGGGACGCGGCCCCGGCACACGCCCGGCTGCTGATCGTCGACTCCGTGCTGCCACCGGGCAACGCGCCGCACTACGGGAAGGCGATGGACGTGGCGATGATGGCGGTGCTCGACGGCAAGGAACGGACCGCCGAGGAGTACGCCACGCTGCTCTCAGCGGCGGACTTCCGGCTGACCCGCGTGCTGTCCACCCCCGCCTTCCCCTCGATCGTGGAGTCGGTACCGGCGGAGCGGACGGCCCCCCCGGCGCGCAGGCGGGACGGGGGCCGGCACACGGCAGCCGTGACCGGCAGCCGACGACGGCCGGGGCGCGCCCCGGCCGTCAGGAGGTCGCTGCTCCCGGTACGGCCCGCAGCCGCAGGGCGGCCAGCGGGATGA
- a CDS encoding group III truncated hemoglobin: protein MSDISVETPRPEGPADRAPKGGADIAGRPDIGGRADIAGRPDIGGRVDIAGRPDIAGRVDIGGRPETVGREDTAGRVDITGRADTAGRADTAGRVDTAGRVDTVGRADIAGRPDLERLLRRFYTAAFADPLIGPHFTEVAGTDLAVHLPVITDFWERALFRTADHRRDVFGVHAGLHRARPLTAAHFGRWVQLWRYTVDGLHAGPRAERAKNQGERLAVAMLRRLHGRAADTGGGPGGFIPLAALRLRAVPGAATS from the coding sequence GTGTCTGACATATCAGTGGAAACACCGCGGCCCGAGGGCCCGGCGGACCGCGCCCCGAAGGGCGGCGCGGACATCGCCGGTCGCCCGGACATCGGCGGCCGCGCGGACATCGCCGGTCGCCCGGACATCGGCGGCCGCGTGGACATTGCCGGTCGCCCGGACATCGCCGGTCGAGTGGACATCGGCGGTCGTCCGGAGACCGTCGGCCGCGAAGACACCGCTGGCCGCGTGGACATCACCGGCCGCGCGGACACCGCCGGCCGCGCGGACACCGCCGGCCGCGTGGACACCGCCGGCCGCGTGGACACCGTCGGCCGCGCGGACATCGCCGGTCGTCCGGATCTCGAACGGCTGCTGCGCCGTTTCTACACCGCTGCCTTCGCCGACCCGCTGATCGGTCCGCACTTCACCGAGGTCGCGGGCACCGACCTGGCCGTCCACCTGCCGGTGATCACCGACTTCTGGGAGCGGGCGCTGTTCCGCACCGCCGACCACCGCCGCGACGTCTTCGGGGTGCACGCCGGGCTGCACCGTGCCCGGCCACTGACCGCCGCGCACTTCGGGCGCTGGGTCCAGCTGTGGCGGTACACCGTGGACGGGCTGCACGCCGGGCCCCGCGCCGAGCGCGCCAAGAACCAGGGCGAGCGGCTGGCCGTGGCGATGCTGCGCCGCCTGCACGGGAGGGCGGCGGACACCGGCGGCGGCCCCGGCGGCTTCATCCCGCTGGCCGCCCTGCGGCTGCGGGCCGTACCGGGAGCAGCGACCTCCTGA